A genomic segment from Effusibacillus lacus encodes:
- a CDS encoding putative holin-like toxin gives MTVYEAISLMISFGALVALILSGKKKR, from the coding sequence ATGACAGTTTATGAGGCGATCTCACTGATGATTTCTTTCGGTGCGCTGGTCGCGTTAATACTGTCGGGAAAGAAAAAAAGATAG
- a CDS encoding PH domain-containing protein has translation MEEVQKDFAHVLASTEKIQKAYKLIRDMFIVTNKREYVREGKLIFAPSMLNYRHTGL, from the coding sequence CTGGAAGAGGTACAGAAGGACTTTGCTCATGTCCTGGCTTCAACTGAAAAGATTCAGAAAGCCTACAAGCTGATTCGGGACATGTTTATCGTCACAAATAAACGGGAATATGTTCGTGAGGGGAAATTGATTTTTGCGCCATCTATGCTAAACTACAGACATACAGGTTTATAA
- a CDS encoding SEC-C metal-binding domain-containing protein yields the protein MQTILKRGLPLVRERVHQGYTEWMLDLEQSLYVNCLANGVAIPELDEYKRKREDREAREKRTDSGRSNLLERTNQLGLPASKPYVNPNKIGRNDPCPCGSGKKYKKCCLG from the coding sequence ATGCAAACTATTCTCAAAAGAGGGCTTCCCCTTGTACGAGAGAGGGTTCATCAAGGGTATACGGAATGGATGCTCGATCTGGAACAATCCCTTTATGTGAACTGCTTGGCTAACGGGGTTGCTATACCCGAATTGGACGAGTACAAAAGGAAAAGAGAGGATCGGGAAGCCAGAGAGAAACGCACGGACAGCGGACGCTCAAATCTGTTGGAGCGTACAAACCAATTGGGCCTACCTGCTAGTAAACCTTATGTCAATCCAAACAAGATAGGACGCAACGACCCATGTCCTTGCGGGAGCGGGAAGAAATATAAGAAGTGCTGTCTGGGCTGA
- a CDS encoding HEAT repeat domain-containing protein, which produces MRDRVAIVLLEVATGIIADKWGRTQTPETLNFIFKWLKEHRASVYPNEFVHFSVAVSHSDLALLESCTDELAAILKESQMTIQKRYELSQTDTSTLWDKLHQVIDSGFEKYITDFDSVYGDLIVEELAKRADVDADRVLSELNKEYPETHWGYEEHFYAQLAGKLRLESAVPRLVGFLADELLYETAADALSWIQSKKSVELMEERFFEGDWEFRLSAAHFIGQNQTAGNRTSPGKALRPS; this is translated from the coding sequence ATGAGGGATAGAGTTGCGATTGTTTTACTTGAGGTGGCCACTGGAATCATCGCCGATAAGTGGGGCCGGACGCAGACTCCCGAAACGTTGAACTTCATATTCAAATGGCTGAAGGAGCATAGGGCCTCCGTATATCCGAATGAATTTGTCCATTTCTCGGTTGCTGTTTCCCATAGTGACCTGGCGTTGTTGGAGAGTTGCACAGATGAGCTGGCAGCAATCCTGAAAGAATCTCAAATGACAATCCAAAAACGATACGAGTTGTCACAGACAGACACTTCCACTCTTTGGGACAAGCTCCACCAGGTGATTGACAGTGGATTTGAGAAGTACATAACCGACTTTGACAGTGTATATGGAGATTTGATTGTAGAAGAACTGGCAAAGAGAGCAGATGTAGATGCTGACCGGGTCCTCTCCGAACTGAACAAGGAGTACCCGGAAACACACTGGGGTTATGAAGAGCATTTCTACGCACAGCTGGCGGGAAAACTTCGTTTGGAGAGTGCCGTTCCCCGTCTGGTTGGATTCTTGGCGGATGAGCTCTTATATGAAACTGCAGCTGACGCCTTGAGTTGGATACAAAGCAAGAAGTCTGTGGAACTGATGGAAGAACGATTTTTTGAAGGGGACTGGGAGTTCCGCCTGTCTGCCGCCCATTTTATTGGGCAGAATCAAACTGCCGGAAACCGAACAAGCCCTGGCAAGGCTTTACGCCCAAGCTGA
- a CDS encoding VOC family protein, producing MKNKIQKITPNLWFDTQAEEAAKFYTSIFKNSKIGRITRYGKEGHEIHGMPEGIVMTVEFQLEGQEFVALNGGPHFKFTEAISFIVNCEDQEELDYYWEKLSEGGDEKAQVCGWLKDKYGVSWQIIPTALNEMLSDPDPEKSERVMKALIQTKNKIDIKTLLQAYEG from the coding sequence ATGAAAAACAAAATCCAAAAAATCACACCCAACTTGTGGTTCGATACACAAGCCGAAGAGGCGGCGAAGTTTTACACTTCTATCTTTAAAAATTCCAAGATCGGTAGAATCACTCGCTATGGAAAAGAAGGGCATGAAATTCACGGGATGCCAGAGGGAATAGTAATGACCGTGGAATTTCAACTGGAAGGACAAGAATTCGTAGCATTAAATGGCGGTCCGCATTTCAAATTCACTGAGGCAATATCATTTATCGTCAATTGTGAGGATCAAGAAGAATTGGACTATTATTGGGAAAAACTCTCCGAAGGCGGAGACGAAAAGGCTCAAGTGTGCGGTTGGCTGAAAGATAAGTACGGTGTGTCTTGGCAAATTATTCCTACCGCTCTAAACGAGATGCTAAGCGACCCCGATCCGGAGAAATCAGAAAGAGTTATGAAAGCATTGATCCAAACGAAGAATAAAATTGACATAAAAACTTTATTGCAAGCGTATGAGGGATAG